A region of Gracilinanus agilis isolate LMUSP501 chromosome 3, AgileGrace, whole genome shotgun sequence DNA encodes the following proteins:
- the LOC123240212 gene encoding olfactory receptor 52E4-like translates to MSSCNNSIPQPEVFLLAGIPGLESYHSWFSLPFFLVFIIALTGNITIIFIIHTEKSLHEPMFLLLAMLSVVDLSLVSATVPRMLGIFWLDAKEIRIDGCLTQMFFIPSFYVMESGILLAMAFDRFIAICNPLRYTTILANNSLVKMGLAVIGRTIVVLTPAPILAKRLTSFRTNIIPYSYCAYMAMVQIACGDISNYIVYGLMVIVTSIGIDLLFISLSYGMILRAVFRIPSWEARHKALSTCGSHLCVIALFYSPVVFSFLAQTIGYQMPPHFQIIVDNLYFLVPPMINPLIYGARTKQIRERVLQVLGCHSK, encoded by the coding sequence ATGTCCTCTTGTAACAACTCCATTCCCCAGCCAGAGGTGTTTTTATTAGCTGGGATTCCAGGACTAGAATCATATCATAGCTGGTTCTCCCTGCCCTTCTTCTTAGTCTTCATCATTGCTCTTACTGGCAACATCACCATCATATTCATCATCCACACAGAGAAGAGTCTCCATGAGCCCATGTTTCTACTGCTGGCTATGTTGTCAGTTGTTGACCTGTCCTTAGTTAGTGCAACTGTGCCCCGCATGTTAGGCATCTTCTGGCTAGATGCAAAAGAGATCAGAATTGATGGATGTCTTACCCAGATGTTCTTCATCCCATCTTTCTATGTTATGGAGTCTGGTATTCTTTTGGCTATGGCTTTTGATCGCTTCATAGCCATTTGCAATCCATTGAGATACACCACAATCCTAGCCAATAATTCACTGGTAAAAATGGGCCTGGCAGTAATAGGAAGGACTATTGTTGTGCTCACTCCAGCCCCtatcttagccaaaaggctgaCCAGCTTCCGAACCAACATTATTCCCTACTCCTATTGTGCCTACATGGCTATGGTACAGATTGCTTGTGGGGACATCTCTAATTACATTGTCTACGGTCTCATGGTCATTGTGACTTCCATTGGTATTGACTTGCTCTTTATAAGCCTCTCTTACGGGATGATTCTTCGAGCTGTTTTCCGGATCCCTTCCTGGGAGGCACGGCATAAGGCCCTGAGTACCTGTGGTTCCCATCTCTGTGTAATTGCCCTTTTTTATTCTCctgttgtcttttcttttttggctcaAACAATTGGATATCAAATGCCCCCCCACTTCCAGATTATTGTAGACAATCTCTACTTCCTGGTGCCTCCCATGATTAATCCTTTGATCTATGGAGCCAGAACCAAGCAGATTAGGGAACGTGTTCTCCAAGTACTGGGTTGCCACTCAAAATAA
- the LOC123241160 gene encoding olfactory receptor 52A1-like produces the protein MEISNNSFLDPTTVTLVGIPGLEHLQFWIGFPFCVLCIVALMGNVLLLTIIPTERSLHQPMYIFLAGLAATDLGLCAAIAPKMLAIFWFGACTMAFDACLIQLFFIHALQGMESGILLAMAFDRYVAICDPLRHSAILTPTIMSRMILVVAVRAVVLVGLLPILIRRLHFFHTTIIAHSYCEHMAVVKLLAGNVRINRSFGLFVAFAILGFDMIFVLVSYTLIIWTVFHLPQKEARLKALNTCTAHIFVFLEFYVLAFFSFFSHRFGHVAPFAHILLSTIYLLVPPALNPIVYGVKTKQIRVRVARIFTQKDNSLKLINTSNH, from the coding sequence ATGGAAATCTCCAATAACTCATTTCTGGACCCAACAACTGTTACACTGGTTGGAATCCCTGGACTTGAACATCTACAGTTCTGGATTGGATTCCCTTTTTGTGTCCTGTGTATAGTAGCCCTGATGGGGAATGTTCTTCTACTGACCATCATACCAACAGAACGCAGCCTCCACCAGCCTATGTACATCTTCTTAGCTGGGCTAGCTGCAACTGATCTAGGTCTATGTGCTGCCATAGCTCCCAAGATGCTTGCTATATTTTGGTTCGGTGCCTGTACAATGGCCTTTGATGCCTGCCTTATCCAGCTATTCTTCATTCATGCTCTACAAGGGATGGAATCAGGTATCTTGTTAGCCATGGCCTTTGACCGCTATGTAGCAATTTGTGACCCTCTTAGACATTCAGCCATTCTCACACCAACAATCATGAGTCGGATGATATTGGTAGTGGCAGTCAGGGCTGTGGTATTGGTTGGCTTATTGCCCATTCTGATCAGACGTTTGCACTTCTTCCATACTACTATCATAGCCCACTCTTACTGTGAGCATATGGCTGTGGTCAAACTGTTGGCTGGGAATGTCAGGATCAACAGGTCCTTTGGGTTGTTTGTAGCATTTGCCATCCTGGGTTTTGACATGATTTTTGTCCTTGTTTCCTATACTCTAATCATTTGGACAGTTTTCCACCTTCCCCAGAAAGAAGCAAGGTTGAAAGCACTCAACACTTGCACAGCCCACATCTTTGTCTTCCTTGAATTCTATGTCcttgctttcttctctttttttagtcATCGTTTTGGCCATGTGGCTCCCTTTGCCCATATCCTCTTGTCCACTATCTACCTTCTTGTGCCTCCTGCCCTCAACCCCATTGTTTATGGAGTGAAAACCAAGCAAATTCGTGTCAGAGTGGCAAGGATATTCACTCAAAAGGATAATTCCCTGAAGTTAATTAACACCTCCAACCATTAA